The nucleotide window CTCGGGCTCTTCGCCGGGCGGCCTGGTGCCCGGGGCTGGCGCCGGGTGCTGTCGGAACAGGCAACCCGCGACGGCGCCGGGCCGGAGGTCGTCGAGGCGGCGCTGGAGCGGCTCACCGAAGCGGCCTGAGCCGACACGCGCAGGCCTCGGCCTTGCACCCCGGTAGGTCCGGGTCTAAGCGGCAACCATACCCAGCCGAGGATGCCGCATGTTCGATCTCGCCACGCTTCTGCCCCTCGTCGGGCTGCTCGTCGTCACCAGCGCCTTTGCCGGGCTGATCGCGGGACTGCTCGGGGTGGGCGGCGGCATCGTGCTGGTGCCTGCCTTTCTCTTCACCTTCGAGACCCTCGGATACGACAGCCCGCAGCTCATGCAGATCTGCCTTGCGACCTCGCTTGCGACCATCATCGTGACCTCGATCCGCTCCGTGCTGTCGCATCACCGCAAGGGCGCGGTGGAATGGCCGATCCTGAAAGCCTGGGCGCCGGGCATCGGGCTGGGCGCGCTGGTGGGCGTGCTCACGACCGCGCAGCTGCGCTCGGACTTCCTGCAGGCGCTCTTCGGCTGTATCGCGATCTTCATCGGGCTGTACTTCGCCTTCGGCAAGCGGTCGTGGCGGCTGGCCGATGCGATGCCGACCGGCTGGCTGCGCGCGGTCCTGTCCTCGCTGATCGGCTTCCTGTCGGTGCTGATGGGGATCGGGGGCGGCAGCTTCGCCGTGCCGCTGATGACGCTGAGTTCGGTGCCGATCCACCGCTCCGTGGCGACCGCTGCCGGGTTCGGCCTGCTGATCGCGCTGCCGTCGGTCGTGGCGTTCCTCTTCGTGCCGGTACCGCTCGAGGTCCGACCGCCGATGACGCTGGGGTCGGTGAACCTCGGCGCCTTCGTGATCGCCATCTCGATGACGCTCATCACCGCGCCGCTGGGGGCGAAGCTGGCCCATTCGGTCGACGAGAAGACGCTGCGCCGGGCTTTCGCGCTCTTCATCCTCGTGGTCGCGACGAACATGCTGCGCAAATCGTTCTTCTGAGGAGATCGCCGCGCCATGATGCATATGATCTGATGCTTTCGGCGGCATGGCAATCGGAAGAAAGCGACCTGCGGCGCCCGCAGAAGACATCGGCAGTCAGTGTAGCGAACCGGACCGGTCCTGAGTGCGTCAGGGCAACGTCAGTCCGGGCGGCGGGCTTGCCGACCCTGGCGTCCGCCGCGGCGCTTCCGGATCTGCGGCGCGCGCTCGGGGAGTTCGGCCATCACGGCGCGGCGCTCCTCGGCACTCATGCGCGACCACTGGGTGATCTCGTCGATCGAGCGCAGGCAGCCGGTGCAGAGCCGCGCCTCGGGATGGATGACGCAGATCTTGATGCAGGGGCTCTCGATCTCGTCGCGTTTCCAGATCTCGTCGGTCATGGTCAGGCGCCTTTCAGGTGGCGCAGCCGGTCGAGCGCCCCCTGCAGGATGTAGGATGCGGCCACGTGGTCGATCAGCTCGGCGCGTTTGGCGCGCGAGGTGTCGGCCTCGAGCAGGGCGCGCTCGGCGGCGACGGTCGAGAGCCGTTCGTCCCAGTAGGTGATCGGCCCGTCCCAGAGCCGCGAGAAGTTGCGGGCAAAGGCACGGGTGGATTGGCAGCGCGGGCCCTCGGAGCCGTCCATGTTGCGGGGCAGGCCGAGCACGATGCCGCCGATCTCGCGGTCCTTGAGGAGGGCCACGAGGCGCTCGGCGTCGGCGGTGAACTTCTTGCGCTTGATGGTTTCCGTGGGCGTCGCCACGGTGAGCATGCGGTCCGACAGGGCGACGCCGATGGTCTTGGTGCCGAGGTCGAGCCCGGCCAGCGCGGCCATGGGAGACAGCGCTGCGGCGAAGTCGGTGATGTTTTCATGGATCATCGCGGGGCCTCCGGCGTGGTGGCGGGGGCTCTGCCCCCGTCCGCGCGGGGCGCGCGGACTCCCCCGCGGTATTTTTCAAAGAGAAGAAGGGGCCTGCGTGGCGCGCCGGGGGTCATTCCGCGACCCCCGCGCGTTCGGCGCCGCCGCGGACCACCGCCAGCGCCTCGGCGTTGCCCTCGAAGACGCCCTGTGCCTCGGTCCAGATCTCTCGGGCGCGGTCGGTTTCGCCCAGCACGCCGAGCGCGCCGAGAAGCTGCGCCCATTCCTGCGGCGAGCCGCCCTCGGTCGCGAGCCGGTTGCCGAGGCGCTCGACCATGCCCTGGATCATCTGCTGGCGGTCGGCGTCGCTCATCTCGGAGGCGGCCTCGACGTCGGCGGCGTCCGGGCCCGCGAGGGGCGGGGCCGACGGCGACGTCAGCGCCTCGGGCAGGGCATAGTCGTTGACGCCGGCGGCGCGGGCGAGGTCGGGGATCTGGTCGCGGATCGGCGCCACCCATAGGTCGGACGGGGCGCTTTCGCGCAGCAGCGTGTCCCAGATCCGGAAGCCGGCGTCGGGGCGGCCGGTCTGCGCCATCATCAGGCCGCCGTAGTAGCGGGCCACTCCGTTCGACGGATCGCGGGCCATGACCTCGTCGATGATGCGTTCGGCCTCGGGCGAGACATATCCGCCGGCGGCCAGCACCAGCATGTCGGCAAGGTCTGCGTAATCCTTCGCGGTGGCGGCGTCGCCCTTGAGCTCGATCAGCTTGCGCTGCGCCGCGTAGGCGGCGGGATAGTTGCCGAGCGCGGCCTCGGAACGGGCGAGCAGGATGTGCCCCTGCAGGTCGTCGGGGCGCTCGGTGACGGCGGTGCGCAGGCGCTCGACGAGGCTGAGGTAGTCGTCCGGCGCGTCCGTCGGCGGCTGTGCGGGCACCTGTGCCTCGACCTCGGCCTGCGAAGGGCGGTTGGCGCGCATGTCGCGCGCGGCGGCGATACGGTCCTGCAGCCCGAGGTCGCCGTAGCCGGGCGCGCCGAGCGTGAGGTAGAGCCCGAAGGCACCGCCGAAGAGGACGAGGGCGATCAACCCGGCCATGATCCCCGACGAGGTCCTGCCCTGGGTGCCGGCCGCGGCGTCGCCTTGCAGCTTGGCATCGGCGGCGAGAATGCGGCGCGACACCTCGGTCCGGAGCCTGTCTGCCTCTTCCGGAGGGATCGTGCCGCGCGTCGCGTCCCGGTCGATCTCGCGGAGCTGGTCGCGGTAGACCTTGAGGTCGTAGGCCTCGGCCGGGCCGGTTTCCCGCCTGCCGCGCATCAGTGCCAATACAAGAAGCGTCGTCACGACGAGCGCCGCCGCGCCCGCGATGATCCAGAAGAGGGTCATGCTGTCTCCGTCCCTTTTGGCCCCATGTATAGGCGCGGGGCCGCGGAAAAAAGACCAAAGGGGCGCGACCGAATGGCCATGTCGTTTACGGGCCGAATTGTGACGGTTGCGGTCGCGGCGCGTTGCGTGTTCAGGTCCATGAGATTGAGGCAGATGCCTGTCCCGGATTCGAGGCCCGATGAAACGTTATTCCGCTTTTGCCGTCGCCCGCGAGGCGTTCCGCTACCACACCGGCTGGGGCCGTGCCTGGGGGAAGCCGAAACCGAAATCACGCTATGACGTCGTCATCGTCGGCGCTGGCGGTCACGGGCTTGCCACGGCCTATTACCTTGGCAAGAACTTCGGCATCACCAATGTCGCGATCATCGAGAAGGGCTGGCTGGGCGGCGGCAACACCGGCCGCAACACCACGATCATCCGCTCGAACTACCTGCAGGATCCCTCGGCGGCGCTCTACGAGAAGGCGCGCTCGCTATACGAAGACCTGAGCCAGGATCTCAACTACAACGTGATGTTCTCGCCGCGCGGCGTGATGATGCTGGCGCAGACCGAGCACGAGCTGCGCGGCTACCAGCGCACGGTGCACGCCAACCGGCTTCAGGGGATCGACACCGAGATGATCTCGCCGCGCGAGGTCAAGCGGCTCTGCCCGATCATGAACATCGACGGGCCGCGCTACCCGGTGCTGGGGGCGCTCTGGCAGGCGCGCGGTGGCACCGCGCGGCACGATGCCGTGGCCTGGGGCTACGCGCGGGCCTGCTCCGAGATGGGCATGGACATCATCCAGCAGTGCGAGGTCACCGCGGTGCGCCGCGAGGGCGGCCGGGTCACCGGCGTCGACACGACGCTGGGCGAGATCGCCTGCGACAAGCTGGGCATCGTTGTGGCGGGGCACTCGGGCGTCATGGCCGAGAAGGCAGGCTTCCGCCTGCCGCTGGAATCGGTGTCGCTGCAGGCGCTGGTGTCGGAGCCGATCAAGCCCTGCATGGACGTGGTCGTCATGGCCAACACCGTGCACGGCTACATGAGCCAGTCCGACAAGGGCGAGATGGTGATCGGCGGCGGCACCGACGGCTACATCAACTATGCCCAGCGCGGCAGCTACCAGCACATCGAGGAAACCGTGCGTGCGCTGGTCGAGACCTTCCCGATGATCTCGCGGCTCAAGATGCTGCGGCAGTGGGCCGGCATCGTCGACGTGACGGGCGACCGCTCGCCGATCCTGTCGAAGACGCCGCTCGACGGCTGCTTCATCAACTGCGGATGGGGGACGGGGGGCTTCAAGGCCATCCCCGGCTCGGGCTGGGGCTTCGCCGAGCTCATGGCCAAGGGCTATTCGCCGCTCACCGAAGAGTTCGGCCTCAACCGCTTCCGCGAAGGCCGCTTCATCGACGAAAGCGTCGCGGCGGGGGTGGCGCATTGAGGCGCGCGCAGGTCAGTCGCGCGCCCGCTGCCCGGGGTTCACTTGCCGACCATCGCCCGCTTCATCAGGACGGGGGCAGGTGCGGCAAGGCCGATGAGCCCGGTCAGCGCGCCGTGGCACTCGTTGCAGGGCGGATGCCAGCTGTGGATGAACTCTGCCGCGATCATCGCCCGGTCCTCCGGGCGGGCGAGCGCCAGCCCGCCGATCGTGTCGCAGCCCATCGCCACGGCACGCTCCCAGGGGCCGCCGGGGCGCCGGTCTTCGGCCAGCTGCGTGCCGAGCGCGTCGGTCTCGCCGACGTAGAGCACCTGTGCCTGCAGCGAACGCCCCTCGGGCATCCGCAGGAACAGGTAGACCGCGCCGCTGTCGGTGAACGGCGTGTCCGGGGTGAACAGCTCGACCGGGTATGCCCGGCCGCGGTGGCTGGTCAGTGTGAGTGTCAGGAGCCTGCTCATGGCCTCGTTCATCCTTCTCGTTGCCTTTCACCGAGGGTAGGGCCGTCGGGCGCATCGCCCGTTAACCGCCGTCACTCCGCGGCGAAATTCGCAGGCACCGCCGCCGTTTGCCGCAAATTTGCGCAGCTGCGTCCGCCCGTGAGCGCGGCGTCGGCAGCCGACGAACGGGATGCTGCAAATGCATCCTTCGCGCCCCCCCTCACGCCGGCCCGCGACGCGCGGGTCGCCCAGCCACAAGGAGCCGCCTCGTGCTGACCCTGCATTGTCCCTGCTGCGGCGCGGATGCCGCCGAGATCGAGCTTGCCCCGGGCGGCGAGGCCCACCTGAAACGCGAGGGCCCCGGCAGCGCCGACGCCGCGCTCGAGGACTACCTGTTCACGCGCGACAACCCCAAGGGTGTCGTGTTCGAGCGCTGGCGCCATGCCTACGGCTGCGGCAAGTGGTTCCTGGCGGCGCGCAACAGCGTCACGATGGAGGTCTACGGCACCTATTCCGCCCAGACCCTCGAGCCGCCGCAGGACCTTCGCGACCGCATCGCGGCACGGGGCGCGTGATGCATCTTCTGGCTGAAAATATCCTCGGGGGAAGCGCGCCTCGGCGCGCGCGGGGCCAGACAGCCCCCGTCACCGCCAACACCAAGACAAGAGGTTGGGCATGAGCACGCGACTGGCCAAGGGTGGCCGCTTCACCGACCGCGACACGCAGATCGGCTTCACCTTCAACGGCAAGCGCTTCACCGGCCATGCCGGCGACACGCTGGCCTCGGCGCTGCTGGCCAATGACCAGGTTCTGCTCGGCCGCAGCTACAAGTTCCACCGCCCGCGCGGGCTTGTGGCCTCGGGGGCCGAAGAGCCCAACGCGCTCGTCGAGCTGGGGCAGGGCGCGCGCTTCGAGCCCGACCAGCGTGCGACCACGACCGAACTCTTCGACGGTCTCGTGGCGGACAGCCAGAACCACTGGCCGAGCCTCGAGCACGACGTCGGCGAAATCAACGCCAGGCTCGCACGGTTCCTCCCCGCGGGCTTCTACTACAAGACCTTCCTCTGGCCCCGGTCGTTCTGGAAGCACCTCTACGAGCCTGTGATCCGCAAGGCCGCCGGTCTCGGCAAGGCACCGCATCCCGAGACCCGCGACGTCGACCGCTACGAGCACTTCCATGCGCATGTCGACCTGCTGGTCATCGGCGGCGGCGTGGCCGGCCTGCAGGCGGCGAAGGTCGCGGCAGAGGCCGGGGCGCAGGTGCTGCTGCTCGAACAGACCGCTCACTGGGGTGGCCGTGCGCCGGTCGACGGCGGCACGATCGAGGGCATGGAGCCCGAGGCCTGGATCGAAAGGACCGTGGCCGCGCTCGAGGCGATGGACAACGTCCGCCTGCGCCTGCGCTGCATGGGCGCCGGGGTCTACGACCACGGCTACGTGCTGGGCTACGAGCGCGTCACCGATCACCGGCCGGGCGCCAAGGGCCCGCGTCACCGCCTGTGGCGGATCCGCACGAAGCAGGTGGTCACGGCCACCGGCGCCATCGAGCGCCCGTTGAGCTTTGCCGGAAACGACGTGCCGGGCGTGATGCTCGCCTCGGCGGTGCGCGACTACGTGGTCAACTACGGCGTGGCGCCGGGCGCACGGACCGTGATCGTCACCAACAACGACGATGCCTACCGCACGGCCATGATCCTCAAGGACGCCGGTCTCGAAGTGCCCGCGATCCTCGACGCGCGGCCCATGGGCGGCGGCGCGCTGATGCAGCAGGCCCGCGACATGGGCATCCGGGTCGAGCCCGGGCGCGCGGTGTCGAAGGTGCTGGGCAGGACCCGCGTCACCGGGGTTGCCACCTGCAACCAGGACGGCACGGGCGCCATGCTCGAGGAAATCCCCTGCGACGCGGTGGCGATGTCGGGCGGCTGGTCGCCGGTGGTGCACCTCTGGTCGCATTGCGGCGGCAAGCTGTCCTGGGACAACGATGGCGCCTTCTTCCGCCCCGACGCCGGCCGTGCGCCGACCGGGGCTGACGGCAAGCCCTTCGTGATCGCGGCAGGGGCCGCCAACGGCTTCCTGAAGCTGCCCGAGACGCTGGCCTGTGCCGACGGGGCCGGGAAGGCCGCCGCGCAGGCACTTGGACACGGTTTCGCCGAGACCGCCGCGCCGGCCGCCGAGGTCACCGCCGAGACGCCGCTCGAGCCGGTCTGGATCATGCCGCGCAACGCGCGCCCCGATCTCAAGATGAAGGCGTTCCTCGACTACCAGAACGACGTGAAGGTGTCCGACGTGCAGCTCGCCGCCCAGGAGGGCTACGAGAGCGTCGAGCACACCAAGCGCTACACCACGCTCGGGATGGCCACCGATCAGGGGAAGCTGTCGAACATCAACGGCCTCGCGATCCTGTCCGACGCGCTGGGCACGCCGATCCCGCAGGTGGGCACGACGACCTTCCGTCCGCCCTATACCCCGATCAGCTTCGGCGCCATCGCGGGCGAGGCGCGCGGCGAGATCTTCCAGCCGCTGCGGCAGACCCCGATGCACGCGTGGCACGCGGCGAACAACGCCGCGTGGGAGCCGGTCGGCCACTGGCGGCGGCCCTACTGCTATCCGCGCCCGGGCGAGAGCAAGCACGAGGCGGTCAACCGCGAGATCAACGCGACCCGCGAGAGCCTCGGGATGCTCGACGCCTCGACGCTGGGCAAGATCCTCGTGAAGGGCCCCGACGCGGGCGCTTTCCTCGACATGCTCTATACGAACAAGATGTCGACGCTGAAGGTCGGGCGCTGCCGCTATGGCCTGATGTGCAACGAGAACGGCTTCCTGATGGATGACGGCGTCGTCGTGCGCCTGTCCGAGGACAGCTTCCTGTGCCACACGACCTCGGGCGGGGCGGACAACATCCATGCCCACATGGAGGACTGGCTGCAGTGCGAGTGGTGGGACTGGAAGGTCTACACCGCGAACCTGACCGAGCAATACGCGCAGATCGCCGTCGTCGGTCCGAACGCGCGCAAGCTGCTCGAGAAGCTCGGCGGCATGGATGTCTCGAAGGAGACGCTGCCGTTCATGGCCTGGGCCGATGGTACGCTCGCAGATACGCCGGTGCGGGTCTACCGCATCTCGTTCTCGGGCGAGCTCAGCTACGAGATCGCCGTGCCCGCCAACCGCGGCCGCGCGTTCTGGGGCAAGCTGCTCGACGCCGGGCGCGAGTGGAACATCACCCCCTACGGCACCGAGGCCCTGCACGTCATGCGCGCCGAGAAGGGTTTCATCATGATCGGCGTCGAGACCGACGGCACGGTGATCCCGCAGGATCTGGGGCTCGACTGGGCGATTTCGAAGAAGAAGGACGACTTCCTCGGCAAGCGCGCGCAGGAGCGGCCCGACATGGCCCGCGACGACCGCTGGAAGCTCGTCGGGCTCGAGACGGTCGACGGTTCGGTGCTTCCCGACGGGGCCTATGCCATCGCACCGGGGCGCAACGCCAATGGCCAGCGCAACACCCAGGGCCGCGTGACCTCGACCTACTGGTCGCCCACGCTGAAGAAGGGCATCGCCATGGGCCTCGTGAAGCACGGTCCCGACCGCATGGGCGAGGTGATTTCCTTCACCGCCGAGGAACAGGACCACACCAGCGAGACGCTGACGACCGTCGAGGCGCGCATCGTCAGCCCGGTCTTCTACGATCCGGAAGGAGAGAAACAGAATGTCTGACGTCATGGCACCCATGGCCGGCGCGCGCAGCGAAGGCTTCTGCACCGTCGAGGCGCTGCCGCCGCAGGGCCAGATCAGCCTGCGCGGAGAGTTCTCCGACGCCTTCCGCGAGGCGGTCTGTGCCGTCACCGGCACCGGCTTCCCCGACATCCGCCGGTCCGCCGAGGCCGGGGATCGTGCGCTTCTGTGGATGTCGCCCGACGAGCTGCTGTTCCTGCTACCCTACGAGGCGGTGGCAGAGGCGCTCGCGCAGGTCGAAGAGCGTCTTGCCGGCCAGCATTTCGCCGCGACCGACGTCTCGGACGCCCGCGCCCAGTTCCGGGTGACGGGCCCCGCGCTTCGTGACGTGCTCGCCAAGGTCTGCCCAGCGGACGTCTCGCCCGAGGCCTTCGCCCCCGGAGACGTGCGCCGCTCGCGGCTTGCGCAGGTCGCGGCGGGCTACTGGCTGCGCGATGCCGGGACCGCGCAGGTCTTCGTGTTCCGGTCGGTGGGCGACTATGCCTTCAAGGTGCTCGGCGTCTCGGCCGAGGGCGGCGGCGAGGTCGAATTCCACCCCATCTGAGCGGGGGCGCACCGGGAACATCTTGCTTCGGCACACGTTTAAGCCATGACATCGCTTGACCTCGCGCCATGCGGGTCTAGGAATGATGAACAAATTCACTCTCGACCAAGAGGATATCCACTATGGCTTTCGAACTTCCCGATCTTCCCTATGCGCACGACGCTCTCGCTTCGAAGGGCATGTCGCAGGAGACCCTCGAGTATCACCACGACATTCACCACAACACCTATGTCACCACGCTCAACAAGCTGATCGACGGCACCGAGTGGGCTGACAAGTCGCTCGAAGAGATCGTCAAGGGCACCTACGACTCCGGCGCCGTGGCGCAGTCGGGCCTGTTCAACAACGCATCGCAGCACTGGAACCACACCCAGTTCTGGGAAATGATGGGCGCCGGCGACAACGCCATGCCGTCCGAGCTTGAAGCGGCACTGAAAGAGAGCTTCGGCTCGATCGAGAAGTTCAAGGAAGACTTCTCGGCTGCCGGCGCAGGCCAGTTCGGCTCGGGCTGGGCATGGCTCGTCAAGGACAGCGACGGTTCGCTCAAGATCACCAAGACCGAGAACGGCGTGAACCCGCTGTGCTTCGGCCAGACCGCGCTGCTGGGTTGCGACGTGTGGGAGCACTCCTACTACATCGACTTCCGCAACAAGCGCCCGGCCTACCTGGCGAACTTCCTCGACAACCTGGTGAACTGGGAAAACGTCGCGTCGCGCATGTAATCGCGATCGACCTGTCTTACGGGAAACCCCGCGCCGTTGGCGCGGGGTTTTCTTTTGCGCGGGTGCCGCTCAAAAGCGCTGACCTCCACCCGCCCCGACCGCGATCCCGCTGAACGGCGCGACATCCTCGTAGGGTGGGTTTTCAACCCACGCCCTGCCTGCATCACCTGCGCTGCGCGTTCCGGTGTCGAAAGGAGCGTGCCCGGAACGGGACCGCGCCCATGCCACGGTCTCTGCCGCCCGCGCTATCGAGCGTCGGTGCCGCGCGGGGCAGGGTGGGGGTGCAACCCGCCACGCCCTTGCTCACGCCTTCTGCCGCGTCCGCCATAGCGTGAAGAGGCCGGCCGCCACGATGATCGCGGCGCCGATGGCCACGTTCGGCCGCAGTGTCTCGCCGAAGACGGTCATCCCGAGCGTCGAGGCGAAGACGAGCTGCAGGTAGGCGAAGGGCTGCACCGCCGAGGCCTCTGCGACCTCGTAGCACTTGATGAGCGTGAAGTGCCCGGCCGCGCCGGTGATGCACAGCAGGATCATCCAGACCCAGTCGGGGCCGGTCATCGGCTCCCAGAACCACGCGCCCACCAGCGTCGCGGTGACGGCGCCCGAAACGCCGGTCCAGAAGAACGAGGTCGCGGCGCTGTCGCGACGGGCAGCGTAGCGGGTGAGCAGGCCATAGAGCGCGAACATCAGCGCTGCGGCCAGCGGCACGGCGGCCTTGGGCGAGAACACCCCGCCCGAGGGTTGCAGGATGATGATGACACCGATGAAGCCGATGCCGATGGCCGTCCAGCGCCGCCAGCCGACCTTTTCGCCGAGGATCGGGCCGGAAAGCGCCGCCACCAGCAGCGGGTAGGCGGTGAAGACGGCGTGGCTCTCGGTCAGGCCCAGCAGCACGAAGGCGGTGATCATCACCCAGATCTCGCCCACCAGCAGCACGCCACGGAAGGCCTGCAGCAGCGGCTGGGTGGTCGCCGCGGCCGCCCGGAGCCCGCCGGCCTGCCGGCCCGCGAGGGCGATGACGAAAGCCGCGAAGAACCAGTAGCGGATCATCACCACCATGTAGACATTGTACTCGGCCGAGAGGTGGCGCGAGATGCCGTCCTGCACCGCGAAGATGAAGGTGGTCAGCACCATCAGCCAGATGCCGAATCTCGTGTTCTGTTCCGCCATCAGCTGCGCTCCGCTATCGTCATGTGTCTCTTGCGGCCGAACCCGGGCGCCCGCGTCACCGCGAAGCCCGCGGCTTCGAGGGCGCGGCGCACGTGGCCTGCCGCGGTGTAGGTGGCGGCGGTGCCGCCGGGGGCCGTGTGCCGGGCGACCTCGGCCATGAGCCGCTCGCCCCAGAGCTCGGGGTTCTTGGCCGGCGAGAAGCCGTCGAGGAACCAGGCGTGCGCGGCACCGTCCCAGGCGGGCAGGGTCTTGCGGGCGTCGCCCTCGATCATTCGGAACCGCAGGTCGGGCAGCACGATCTCCTGTGCGCCGGACTGCCAGAAGGGGGCGAGTTCCGCCGCCACGCCGGCCAGCTCGGGAAAGGCGCCCTGCGCGCGGACCATGTCTGCGGCCGCCATCGGGAACGCCTCGAATGAGGTGAAGCGCAGCTGCCCCGCCTGGCCGCATTGTCGCCACAGGTGCAGCGTGGCGAGCAGGTTGAGACCGGTGCCGAAGCCCAGCTCGGCGACGTGGAAGCCGTCGCGGAAGCGGTCGGGCAAGCCGTTGCCGGCGAGGAAGGTGTGGCGCGTCTCGGCCAGCCCGTTCTCGAGCGAGTAATAGGGGTCGTCGAAGCGGGGCGACACGGGAACCCCGCCCTCGCGCCAATCCGGAGCGTCGGGCTCAATCGTCATCTGCATCTGTCCTGGAACGTCACGGGCCGCCTTGGCGCGCTCGGAGAGTCCGTTTGAAGGTCGAGTGGTCGGGGCCCGCGCACCCGGTCGGGAAACCGGTTCCCGTCACCGGGTTGGGGCTGTAGAACGGGCGCGACCATGAAGGGGAGGCGCGCGAATGGCAAGTGTGGACGTGACAGTGCGCGGTGCGGGCATCTTCGGCCTGTCGATCGCCTGGGCCTGTGTGCGCCGTGGTGCATCGGTGCGGGTCGTCGACCCTGCCGGGCCGGGTGCCGGCTCGAGCGGCGGGATCGTCGGTGCGCTGGCGCCGCATGTTCCCGAGAACTGGAACGAGAAAAAGGCGTTCCAGCTCGAAAGCCTGCTCATGGCGCAGGACTTCTGGGCCGAGGTCGAGGCCACGGGCGGGGTGTCTCCCGATTACGCGCGGAGCGGGCGCCTTCAGCCGGTGGCCGATGCGCGCGGGCTCGAGCTGGCGCGGGCGCGCGAGGGCACGGCACGGGCGCTCTGGAAGGACGCGGCGGTCTGGGAGGTGATTCCGGTCGCGCAGGCCGGCGCCTGGGCGCCGATCACCGAGACCGGCTGGCTGATCCGCGACACGCTCAGCGCGCGCATGTCACCGCGCCGCGCGGTGGCGTCGCTGGAAGCGGCCTTGCGGGCCATGGGCGTCGAGATCGTGATCGAGGCCCCCGACGCGGGCCGCGTGCTCTGGGCGACCGGCTGGCGGGGGCTGACGGAACTGTCCGAGACCTTCGGACGCAACGTCGGCGGCGGTGTGAAGGGGCAGTCGGTGCTGCTGCGCCATGACGCCGGAGAGGTGCCGCAGATCTTCGCGGGCGGGCTGCACATCATCCCGCATCACGACGGTACGGTGGCGCTCGGCTCGACCTCGGAGCGGGAGTTCGACGACCCCGCCGCCTGCGACGCGCAATGCGA belongs to Salipiger profundus and includes:
- a CDS encoding sulfite exporter TauE/SafE family protein, giving the protein MFDLATLLPLVGLLVVTSAFAGLIAGLLGVGGGIVLVPAFLFTFETLGYDSPQLMQICLATSLATIIVTSIRSVLSHHRKGAVEWPILKAWAPGIGLGALVGVLTTAQLRSDFLQALFGCIAIFIGLYFAFGKRSWRLADAMPTGWLRAVLSSLIGFLSVLMGIGGGSFAVPLMTLSSVPIHRSVATAAGFGLLIALPSVVAFLFVPVPLEVRPPMTLGSVNLGAFVIAISMTLITAPLGAKLAHSVDEKTLRRAFALFILVVATNMLRKSFF
- a CDS encoding DUF1289 domain-containing protein yields the protein MTDEIWKRDEIESPCIKICVIHPEARLCTGCLRSIDEITQWSRMSAEERRAVMAELPERAPQIRKRRGGRQGRQARRPD
- the ruvX gene encoding Holliday junction resolvase RuvX, with amino-acid sequence MIHENITDFAAALSPMAALAGLDLGTKTIGVALSDRMLTVATPTETIKRKKFTADAERLVALLKDREIGGIVLGLPRNMDGSEGPRCQSTRAFARNFSRLWDGPITYWDERLSTVAAERALLEADTSRAKRAELIDHVAASYILQGALDRLRHLKGA
- the ccmI gene encoding c-type cytochrome biogenesis protein CcmI, with amino-acid sequence MTLFWIIAGAAALVVTTLLVLALMRGRRETGPAEAYDLKVYRDQLREIDRDATRGTIPPEEADRLRTEVSRRILAADAKLQGDAAAGTQGRTSSGIMAGLIALVLFGGAFGLYLTLGAPGYGDLGLQDRIAAARDMRANRPSQAEVEAQVPAQPPTDAPDDYLSLVERLRTAVTERPDDLQGHILLARSEAALGNYPAAYAAQRKLIELKGDAATAKDYADLADMLVLAAGGYVSPEAERIIDEVMARDPSNGVARYYGGLMMAQTGRPDAGFRIWDTLLRESAPSDLWVAPIRDQIPDLARAAGVNDYALPEALTSPSAPPLAGPDAADVEAASEMSDADRQQMIQGMVERLGNRLATEGGSPQEWAQLLGALGVLGETDRAREIWTEAQGVFEGNAEALAVVRGGAERAGVAE
- a CDS encoding sarcosine oxidase subunit beta family protein, which translates into the protein MKRYSAFAVAREAFRYHTGWGRAWGKPKPKSRYDVVIVGAGGHGLATAYYLGKNFGITNVAIIEKGWLGGGNTGRNTTIIRSNYLQDPSAALYEKARSLYEDLSQDLNYNVMFSPRGVMMLAQTEHELRGYQRTVHANRLQGIDTEMISPREVKRLCPIMNIDGPRYPVLGALWQARGGTARHDAVAWGYARACSEMGMDIIQQCEVTAVRREGGRVTGVDTTLGEIACDKLGIVVAGHSGVMAEKAGFRLPLESVSLQALVSEPIKPCMDVVVMANTVHGYMSQSDKGEMVIGGGTDGYINYAQRGSYQHIEETVRALVETFPMISRLKMLRQWAGIVDVTGDRSPILSKTPLDGCFINCGWGTGGFKAIPGSGWGFAELMAKGYSPLTEEFGLNRFREGRFIDESVAAGVAH
- a CDS encoding sarcosine oxidase subunit delta, which gives rise to MLTLHCPCCGADAAEIELAPGGEAHLKREGPGSADAALEDYLFTRDNPKGVVFERWRHAYGCGKWFLAARNSVTMEVYGTYSAQTLEPPQDLRDRIAARGA
- a CDS encoding sarcosine oxidase subunit alpha family protein; the encoded protein is MSTRLAKGGRFTDRDTQIGFTFNGKRFTGHAGDTLASALLANDQVLLGRSYKFHRPRGLVASGAEEPNALVELGQGARFEPDQRATTTELFDGLVADSQNHWPSLEHDVGEINARLARFLPAGFYYKTFLWPRSFWKHLYEPVIRKAAGLGKAPHPETRDVDRYEHFHAHVDLLVIGGGVAGLQAAKVAAEAGAQVLLLEQTAHWGGRAPVDGGTIEGMEPEAWIERTVAALEAMDNVRLRLRCMGAGVYDHGYVLGYERVTDHRPGAKGPRHRLWRIRTKQVVTATGAIERPLSFAGNDVPGVMLASAVRDYVVNYGVAPGARTVIVTNNDDAYRTAMILKDAGLEVPAILDARPMGGGALMQQARDMGIRVEPGRAVSKVLGRTRVTGVATCNQDGTGAMLEEIPCDAVAMSGGWSPVVHLWSHCGGKLSWDNDGAFFRPDAGRAPTGADGKPFVIAAGAANGFLKLPETLACADGAGKAAAQALGHGFAETAAPAAEVTAETPLEPVWIMPRNARPDLKMKAFLDYQNDVKVSDVQLAAQEGYESVEHTKRYTTLGMATDQGKLSNINGLAILSDALGTPIPQVGTTTFRPPYTPISFGAIAGEARGEIFQPLRQTPMHAWHAANNAAWEPVGHWRRPYCYPRPGESKHEAVNREINATRESLGMLDASTLGKILVKGPDAGAFLDMLYTNKMSTLKVGRCRYGLMCNENGFLMDDGVVVRLSEDSFLCHTTSGGADNIHAHMEDWLQCEWWDWKVYTANLTEQYAQIAVVGPNARKLLEKLGGMDVSKETLPFMAWADGTLADTPVRVYRISFSGELSYEIAVPANRGRAFWGKLLDAGREWNITPYGTEALHVMRAEKGFIMIGVETDGTVIPQDLGLDWAISKKKDDFLGKRAQERPDMARDDRWKLVGLETVDGSVLPDGAYAIAPGRNANGQRNTQGRVTSTYWSPTLKKGIAMGLVKHGPDRMGEVISFTAEEQDHTSETLTTVEARIVSPVFYDPEGEKQNV
- a CDS encoding sarcosine oxidase subunit gamma — protein: MSDVMAPMAGARSEGFCTVEALPPQGQISLRGEFSDAFREAVCAVTGTGFPDIRRSAEAGDRALLWMSPDELLFLLPYEAVAEALAQVEERLAGQHFAATDVSDARAQFRVTGPALRDVLAKVCPADVSPEAFAPGDVRRSRLAQVAAGYWLRDAGTAQVFVFRSVGDYAFKVLGVSAEGGGEVEFHPI